The following are encoded together in the Thalassolituus oleivorans MIL-1 genome:
- a CDS encoding NADH-quinone oxidoreductase subunit L, with translation MSISSLLMATVLAAIPLTLILAAMPAGLQTRRFALNDHQRWRFAWRAVQLVAVFTLTAVASSFMLPDADLHWFSDSPLRLTLLVLLSVMALVVVKFSYRYLAAEPGFGRYLRWLLLTLAAVALVFISNHLLLFVLGWIAISLALHQLLMFYPDRPRAALAAHKKFLLARVAEASLLTAFYLLWQQHGSAHIDTILAAYQAPAQLNLSEQIAAVLIALTALIKCAQLPVHGWLIQVVEAPTPVSALLHAGVINLGGFLLILFAPLFLQVAAAQWLVLVVAGLTTVLAALIMTTRISVKVRLAWSTSAQMGLMLLECALGLVELALLHLLAHSSYKAWAFLSSGSAVQQHIQQSLLVSPPPGLRQWFVVVVPATAVVVGAAWLSAYLHPVSQLLSSWLLLALALTAFLAQSGQGSIFSAVWLRSLTLAVSLALAYSLLKVLMQPLAGNLGETVRPELFSAADWWASGLFLVLFVTWWLLRWRSHWPSMQRLSVALFAGFYLDEWFTRITLRLWPARLPVRANPKLAPMQNSEQLAQQLLAAKGRTEQLS, from the coding sequence ATGAGTATTTCCTCTCTGCTGATGGCCACGGTGTTGGCGGCGATCCCGCTAACACTGATATTGGCCGCCATGCCTGCCGGTTTGCAGACCCGGCGCTTTGCTTTAAACGATCACCAGCGTTGGCGTTTTGCTTGGCGTGCGGTGCAACTCGTTGCCGTATTCACACTCACCGCTGTTGCCTCATCCTTTATGCTTCCTGACGCGGATCTGCATTGGTTCAGTGATTCTCCTCTGCGGCTAACCTTACTGGTGCTGTTAAGTGTAATGGCTCTGGTGGTGGTTAAATTCTCGTACCGCTATCTTGCCGCAGAGCCCGGCTTTGGCCGTTATCTACGCTGGCTGTTGCTCACGCTCGCGGCGGTTGCGCTGGTGTTTATCAGCAATCATCTTCTACTGTTCGTGCTGGGTTGGATTGCAATAAGCCTAGCCTTACATCAGTTATTGATGTTTTACCCCGATCGCCCTCGAGCAGCGCTGGCGGCACATAAAAAATTCTTACTGGCACGAGTGGCAGAAGCCTCGTTGTTAACCGCTTTTTATTTGCTCTGGCAACAGCATGGTAGTGCTCATATCGATACGATTTTGGCCGCGTATCAGGCTCCGGCTCAACTCAATTTGAGCGAGCAGATCGCCGCTGTACTGATTGCCCTAACAGCTCTGATTAAGTGCGCTCAGTTACCGGTTCATGGCTGGTTGATTCAAGTCGTGGAAGCGCCTACACCAGTATCTGCCCTGCTACATGCTGGGGTGATCAACTTAGGTGGTTTCTTATTGATTCTTTTTGCCCCTCTGTTCTTACAGGTGGCTGCGGCGCAGTGGTTAGTGCTGGTCGTTGCAGGTTTAACCACAGTATTAGCGGCCTTGATTATGACCACCCGTATCAGTGTCAAAGTACGGCTGGCTTGGTCGACGAGTGCGCAAATGGGACTGATGCTACTTGAGTGTGCACTGGGTTTGGTGGAGCTAGCGTTACTGCATCTACTCGCTCATTCGTCATATAAGGCTTGGGCATTTCTCAGTTCCGGCTCGGCCGTGCAGCAACATATTCAGCAATCGTTACTTGTTTCACCGCCGCCTGGGTTGCGCCAATGGTTTGTCGTGGTTGTTCCGGCAACGGCTGTCGTCGTTGGCGCGGCTTGGTTGTCGGCATATTTACATCCTGTCTCGCAGTTACTCAGCAGCTGGTTACTCTTGGCTCTGGCGTTGACGGCTTTTCTGGCACAGAGCGGTCAGGGATCGATCTTTTCCGCTGTTTGGTTGCGATCACTCACTTTGGCCGTTTCATTAGCGCTGGCTTACAGCCTGCTTAAAGTCTTGATGCAGCCTCTTGCGGGCAATTTGGGCGAGACCGTGCGGCCTGAACTTTTCAGTGCGGCAGATTGGTGGGCGTCTGGGTTGTTCTTAGTCTTGTTTGTAACTTGGTGGCTGCTGCGCTGGCGTTCGCATTGGCCGTCGATGCAGCGGTTATCGGTCGCCTTATTTGCCGGTTTCTATTTAGACGAATGGTTTACCCGTATTACCTTGCGCCTATGGCCAGCGCGTTTACCTGTGCGCGCCAATCCTAAACTGGCACCTATGCAAAATTCTGAACAATTAGCACAACAACTACTGGCGGCTAAGGGTCGTACGGAGCAATTGTCATGA
- a CDS encoding LysR family transcriptional regulator has product MSRLNYHHLHYFWRVATLGNLTEAARQLHVSQSALSAQIRALEESMETKLFERSGRRLVLTATGQRVLGYANDIFSRGEELESLLRHGVEPEYQQLRIGVLSTMSRNFIEGFIAPLINQPKVRFSLHARGMANLLNGLANHQFDLILTNSNVTADDQDTLWQSQLLARQPLAVVGPKGQKPTTSFPQGYTGKRWVLPTTRTELRTAFDGFCSRWNYDPDVQAEADDMAMLRLLARDTGALTVLPPVVVKDEIARGTLQEFMTLPNVYESFYAVTVKRQFVSPVLTELLAQHSG; this is encoded by the coding sequence GTGAGCCGCCTAAATTATCATCATCTTCATTACTTCTGGCGCGTCGCCACCCTAGGCAACCTGACGGAAGCCGCGCGCCAGCTGCATGTGTCGCAGTCGGCACTGTCTGCGCAAATCCGCGCGTTAGAAGAGAGTATGGAAACGAAATTGTTTGAACGTAGCGGTCGCCGACTAGTGCTGACGGCCACAGGGCAGCGAGTGCTAGGCTATGCCAACGACATTTTTAGCCGCGGTGAAGAACTCGAATCATTACTGCGCCATGGCGTAGAACCGGAATATCAGCAGCTGCGTATTGGTGTGTTATCTACTATGTCGCGTAACTTTATCGAGGGATTTATAGCGCCCTTAATCAATCAACCTAAAGTTCGCTTTAGTCTGCATGCGCGCGGCATGGCCAATTTGTTAAATGGCTTGGCGAATCATCAATTTGATCTGATTCTTACCAACAGCAACGTTACTGCTGATGATCAGGATACGCTGTGGCAAAGCCAATTATTGGCGCGCCAACCACTCGCCGTGGTTGGGCCTAAAGGGCAAAAGCCGACGACTAGCTTTCCGCAAGGTTATACGGGAAAGCGCTGGGTGCTACCGACCACACGAACGGAATTACGTACCGCTTTCGATGGTTTTTGTAGCCGCTGGAATTACGATCCTGATGTACAAGCAGAAGCCGATGACATGGCCATGTTGCGTCTGCTGGCACGAGACACAGGCGCATTGACGGTACTGCCGCCGGTGGTGGTAAAAGATGAAATAGCCCGAGGCACATTGCAAGAATTTATGACCCTGCCAAATGTGTACGAGAGCTTTTATGCGGTAACCGTTAAGCGCCAATTTGTATCGCCGGTGCTAACTGAATTACTCGCACAGCATAGCGGTTAA
- a CDS encoding helix-turn-helix domain-containing protein — translation MSGITDIPDNELAHMSRAELLALVEQSVASGQLTLGGATRILRKHIARLNQHEFAKLCGVSRRTLAAIEMDEGNPTVNSLNQVFKLFGLELGLQRIYRKG, via the coding sequence ATGAGCGGGATAACCGATATTCCAGATAACGAGCTGGCGCACATGTCACGAGCTGAGTTGTTGGCTTTGGTCGAGCAATCTGTCGCGTCGGGCCAGTTAACGTTGGGTGGTGCTACCCGTATTTTACGCAAACATATTGCGCGTTTAAATCAGCATGAATTTGCGAAGTTATGTGGCGTATCACGCCGCACTTTGGCAGCCATTGAAATGGACGAAGGCAACCCAACGGTCAATTCTCTAAATCAGGTGTTTAAGTTGTTTGGTTTAGAGCTCGGCCTACAGCGGATTTATCGTAAGGGATGA
- a CDS encoding type II toxin-antitoxin system HipA family toxin, which translates to METLTLQTYLDGQWLDACVLTFHEPDKGRHGRVSLEYNASYVAKHQSNLAARVSMRYPIDFFPHECDIWPAFLFDVMPMGAGRRYWLQRENLMDGAQQDLHLLRLGSRSPIGNMRVKESCSDSDIAPLGFAMADVLSRDTHFLDYAREHGAAVGGASGAGGDAPKFQLISGQDGLYYPEASLPDSDANEFFLVKFPRQNSSQGRPLASDILVLETEAAYYRLAKRLGLNVVGYAQYETNQSESANVSYFGADEEKRITTPSLWLPRFDRLKGVDGMYRCAIESLYSLVGNTEPGATVSHGVYLKQLADDWRDAGQEDDVEKMVVEYLRRDLLNIVLGNSDNHGRNTSIIRWEGEIELAPIYDLAPMVLDDSGITRTSRWSNENELGGRYDWRGICAEASAAAQVNCDALWSGLCDFAKKLAPLKRLAEECGVPDEVLNHHVASLNLPGTEERLKTWGLLP; encoded by the coding sequence ATGGAAACCTTAACGCTTCAGACTTATCTTGATGGCCAGTGGTTGGATGCTTGCGTGTTGACGTTTCATGAGCCAGATAAGGGCCGTCACGGACGCGTCAGTCTAGAATACAACGCTTCATATGTAGCAAAACACCAAAGCAATTTAGCGGCGCGTGTCAGCATGCGTTATCCCATAGACTTTTTCCCGCATGAATGCGATATCTGGCCGGCCTTTTTGTTTGATGTTATGCCAATGGGTGCTGGCCGCCGCTATTGGTTGCAGCGCGAAAATCTTATGGATGGTGCGCAGCAGGATCTGCATTTGTTACGGCTGGGTTCACGTTCGCCTATCGGCAATATGCGAGTCAAAGAGAGTTGCTCAGATAGCGATATAGCGCCATTGGGTTTTGCTATGGCGGATGTCCTTTCCCGTGACACCCATTTTCTAGACTACGCCCGTGAACATGGTGCCGCCGTCGGTGGGGCATCGGGGGCTGGCGGTGACGCACCTAAGTTTCAGCTAATTTCTGGGCAAGATGGACTGTACTATCCCGAAGCTTCTTTACCTGATAGCGATGCCAACGAATTTTTTCTGGTTAAATTCCCGCGTCAAAATTCGAGCCAAGGTCGCCCGTTAGCCTCGGATATTTTAGTGCTAGAAACTGAGGCTGCGTATTATCGGCTAGCTAAACGACTGGGGTTAAATGTTGTGGGTTACGCCCAATATGAAACCAATCAATCTGAATCAGCAAACGTGAGTTATTTTGGTGCCGATGAAGAAAAGCGCATCACGACTCCTAGCCTTTGGTTGCCTCGCTTCGACAGATTGAAAGGTGTAGACGGTATGTATCGCTGCGCCATTGAATCACTCTACTCGCTGGTTGGTAACACAGAGCCGGGCGCAACCGTGTCGCATGGCGTTTATTTAAAACAGCTTGCGGATGATTGGCGAGATGCTGGCCAAGAAGATGATGTTGAGAAAATGGTTGTTGAATATTTACGCCGCGATCTTCTCAATATCGTATTGGGAAATAGCGATAACCATGGCCGTAATACCTCAATTATTCGCTGGGAAGGTGAAATTGAGTTGGCGCCTATTTACGATTTGGCACCAATGGTATTGGATGACTCTGGCATTACTCGCACCAGCCGTTGGAGCAATGAGAATGAACTGGGCGGACGCTATGATTGGCGAGGAATTTGTGCGGAAGCCAGTGCCGCAGCCCAAGTTAATTGCGACGCTTTGTGGAGTGGTCTTTGTGATTTTGCCAAAAAATTGGCCCCGTTAAAACGTTTAGCGGAGGAGTGTGGCGTTCCGGATGAAGTATTAAATCATCACGTGGCTAGTTTAAATTTACCTGGCACAGAGGAACGCCTAAAAACATGGGGGCTGTTACCATGA
- the mnmG gene encoding tRNA uridine-5-carboxymethylaminomethyl(34) synthesis enzyme MnmG: MDYPVRYDVIVIGGGHAGTEAALAAARTGCKTLLLTHNTDTVGVMSCNPAIGGIGKSHLVKEIDALGGAMARATDLAGIQFRILNSRKGPAVRATRAQADRALYRSAIRNIVENQPNLDIFQAACDDLIVQGDGVGSTVCGVVTNTNMRIHATSVVLTAGTFLGGLIHIGMENHSGGRAGDPPSNALSKRLREMPFNVGRLKTGTPARIDRRSVDFSVMQEQAGDTPLPVMSFMGSVSQHPEQISCYVTHTNERTHEIIRNNLDRSPMYAGVIEGIGPRYCPSIEDKVTRFADKTSHQIFVEPEGLNSNELYPNGISTSLPFDVQLDLIHSMVGFENAHITRPGYAIEYDYFDPQDLKHSLETKFVNNLFFAGQINGTTGYEEAGAQGLLAGVNAAMRALEKDAWVPRRDQSYIGVLVDDLITMGTKEPYRMFTSRAEYRLVLREDNADLRLTEVGRDLGLVDDERWAAFSAKREAIEQEVTRLKTTWVQPNTPEAAALLDMGEAAINHEYSLHDLLKRPGLDYAKVAQFKGEPVADPQVAEQVEIQAKYDGYIARQLEEIEQSRRYESTKLPVDLDYDAIGGLSNEVKQKLRTLQPETLGVASRLSGITPAAISQILIHLKKRNMATKMSA; this comes from the coding sequence GTGGATTATCCCGTTCGCTATGACGTCATTGTGATTGGTGGTGGTCATGCTGGTACTGAGGCTGCATTAGCAGCGGCCCGTACTGGCTGTAAGACCCTATTACTCACGCATAACACCGATACGGTCGGTGTGATGTCCTGTAATCCAGCGATTGGTGGTATCGGTAAGAGCCATTTGGTGAAAGAAATCGACGCCCTTGGCGGTGCAATGGCGCGAGCAACCGACTTGGCCGGTATTCAATTCCGTATTTTGAATAGCCGCAAAGGCCCAGCGGTGCGTGCCACTCGTGCCCAAGCCGACCGTGCTTTGTATCGTTCTGCGATCCGCAATATTGTTGAAAACCAGCCCAATCTCGATATTTTCCAAGCCGCTTGCGACGATCTAATCGTGCAAGGTGATGGCGTGGGCAGCACGGTTTGCGGTGTCGTCACCAATACCAATATGCGCATCCATGCGACCAGCGTAGTGTTAACCGCTGGTACGTTTTTGGGCGGACTTATCCACATTGGTATGGAAAACCACAGCGGTGGTCGCGCGGGTGATCCCCCATCAAATGCTTTATCGAAGCGTTTGCGCGAAATGCCCTTTAACGTTGGCCGCTTAAAAACCGGAACACCGGCGCGTATTGATCGTCGCAGCGTTGATTTTTCGGTGATGCAAGAGCAAGCGGGCGATACACCGCTGCCTGTGATGTCGTTTATGGGCTCGGTCTCTCAACACCCTGAACAAATTAGCTGTTACGTCACCCACACCAACGAGCGTACTCACGAGATTATTCGCAATAACCTTGATCGCTCGCCTATGTATGCCGGTGTGATTGAAGGTATTGGCCCGCGTTATTGCCCGTCGATTGAAGATAAAGTTACGCGCTTTGCTGATAAAACCAGCCACCAGATTTTTGTGGAGCCAGAAGGTTTAAATAGCAACGAGCTGTACCCGAATGGCATCTCAACCAGCTTGCCGTTTGATGTGCAGTTGGATCTTATTCACAGCATGGTCGGCTTCGAGAACGCGCACATCACGCGTCCGGGTTATGCCATCGAATACGATTATTTTGATCCGCAAGATTTGAAGCACAGCCTCGAAACCAAGTTTGTGAATAACTTGTTCTTTGCTGGCCAGATCAACGGTACGACAGGCTATGAAGAAGCTGGTGCGCAAGGCCTTTTGGCCGGTGTGAATGCCGCTATGCGCGCGTTAGAAAAAGACGCTTGGGTACCGCGCCGCGATCAATCCTATATCGGTGTGTTGGTCGATGACTTAATCACCATGGGCACCAAAGAACCGTACCGCATGTTCACCAGCCGTGCGGAATACCGTTTGGTATTGCGTGAAGACAACGCTGATTTGCGCTTAACCGAAGTTGGTCGTGATTTAGGTTTAGTTGATGACGAACGCTGGGCCGCATTTTCGGCTAAGCGCGAAGCCATTGAGCAAGAAGTGACGCGTCTTAAAACGACTTGGGTGCAACCGAATACCCCAGAAGCCGCAGCGCTATTAGACATGGGCGAAGCTGCGATTAATCACGAATATAGCCTGCACGATTTGCTCAAGCGCCCGGGTTTGGATTACGCCAAAGTCGCGCAGTTTAAAGGCGAGCCAGTGGCCGACCCACAAGTGGCCGAGCAGGTCGAAATTCAAGCCAAGTACGATGGTTATATTGCACGCCAGCTAGAAGAAATCGAACAATCGCGTCGCTATGAAAGTACTAAATTGCCGGTTGATTTGGATTACGATGCCATCGGTGGCTTATCGAACGAAGTGAAGCAAAAACTGCGCACCTTGCAGCCAGAAACACTGGGCGTTGCTTCGCGTTTGTCCGGTATCACCCCTGCTGCGATTAGCCAGATTTTGATTCATCTGAAAAAACGCAATATGGCGACCAAGATGAGTGCTTAG
- a CDS encoding TetR/AcrR family transcriptional regulator — protein sequence MSETRTHLKALATDQIRHANLAAASFRELGKAAGIKSSSVHYHFQSRDKLLTELLQDYDTDFFDRLDLMTEGMTKPRQRLLALFSIFEDSHKHQLQCMSLAYAASQHELSPASLEAVDHFLSRLEEWVTDTLANARLLPMPREQLARVLVSSLEGSLLFDRLHSEPRHLQATKDWICTLSSL from the coding sequence ATGTCAGAAACTCGCACGCACCTAAAAGCACTCGCCACCGATCAAATACGCCATGCCAACTTAGCCGCCGCTAGCTTTCGTGAGCTAGGAAAAGCAGCAGGCATTAAATCCAGCTCAGTGCATTATCACTTTCAAAGCCGCGATAAGTTACTCACAGAGCTACTGCAAGATTACGATACCGACTTTTTTGATCGCCTCGATCTTATGACCGAAGGCATGACCAAGCCGCGCCAGCGTTTACTTGCGCTGTTCAGCATTTTTGAAGACTCTCATAAACACCAGTTACAGTGTATGAGCTTGGCTTACGCTGCGTCTCAGCACGAACTTAGCCCTGCCAGTTTAGAGGCCGTCGATCACTTTTTAAGCCGCTTAGAAGAATGGGTGACCGATACACTCGCGAATGCACGTTTATTACCTATGCCACGCGAGCAGCTCGCGCGTGTTTTAGTCAGCAGCCTTGAAGGCTCATTACTGTTTGATCGCCTTCACAGCGAACCAAGACATTTGCAGGCCACCAAAGATTGGATCTGTACCTTATCCAGTTTGTAA
- a CDS encoding metal-dependent hydrolase has product MKKSAREISAEVTFPGRKMDFGFEFKDLPRYWNDNDPFKTHFMNALSCLFLEGERMFIDAVRDHQHLITDPRLQEQIKSFIKQEAIHGNEHHQFSKYLDSLGYPATKVEAFERKEKVWMKKWMPARRRLAITCAVEHFTAILAHQVLTNPEATEGMDPRFKEMWLWHAIEETEHKAVCFDAYEATGGKYFMRVFAMFNVTWMFLLRATIVQCIFLWKDGKLFSPSVWKSGFSFYWKKPGLIRSVWNDYKDYYRRDFHPWDHDNREELGKWQAGHENYKVV; this is encoded by the coding sequence ATGAAAAAGTCAGCAAGAGAAATCAGCGCTGAAGTTACTTTCCCAGGTCGTAAAATGGACTTTGGTTTTGAATTTAAAGATCTTCCGCGTTATTGGAATGATAACGATCCCTTCAAAACTCATTTTATGAATGCTTTGTCGTGCCTATTTTTAGAAGGTGAGCGTATGTTCATCGACGCCGTGCGCGATCATCAGCATTTAATTACCGACCCGCGCCTGCAAGAGCAGATCAAAAGCTTCATTAAACAAGAAGCTATTCATGGCAACGAGCACCATCAGTTCAGCAAATATCTCGACAGCTTAGGCTATCCGGCCACGAAGGTAGAAGCCTTCGAACGCAAAGAAAAAGTGTGGATGAAAAAGTGGATGCCAGCACGTCGCCGCTTAGCGATTACCTGCGCGGTAGAACACTTTACCGCTATTCTTGCTCATCAAGTGCTTACCAATCCAGAAGCAACAGAAGGCATGGATCCACGCTTTAAAGAAATGTGGCTATGGCATGCCATTGAAGAAACTGAACATAAAGCCGTCTGTTTTGATGCGTATGAAGCTACCGGTGGTAAATACTTTATGCGCGTATTCGCTATGTTCAACGTCACTTGGATGTTTTTACTGCGTGCGACCATCGTGCAATGCATTTTCTTATGGAAAGATGGAAAATTATTCAGCCCATCGGTGTGGAAATCAGGCTTTAGTTTTTATTGGAAAAAACCGGGCTTAATCCGTAGCGTTTGGAATGACTACAAAGACTACTATCGTCGTGACTTTCATCCGTGGGATCACGACAATCGTGAAGAGCTTGGTAAATGGCAAGCAGGGCACGAGAATTATAAAGTGGTTTAA
- a CDS encoding DUF2075 domain-containing protein, with amino-acid sequence MTRAYYFSDVSSFIQESDDSIIGKITQKHSQDIVNQQTFAWTEQIRILKQQLVNFSDAYVAFEVLIPRMGRRADVVVLYKGIIFVLEFKVGSSLFNSSDQEQTYSYCLDFQSFHEGSDNKLIVPILVATRATKIYKTELHIDRNIASIQKTNGNSIANILTDFTEKYPNYSSIDFSIWINSAYKPTPTIIEAARALYANHNVADIMRHDATAKNLTETTTAIKDVISKCHRDKKKAICFVTGVPGAGKTLVGLNVATRPTIDKLESAVYLSGNGPLVNVLREALIQDRVVRGERRVAVTPEVKASIQNVHHFRDQYSLVETVPHEHVVIFDEAQRAWTEEHLVRNKPEYSGLGSEPDLLLSSMDRHGDWCVVVALVGTGQEINTGEAGISSWTDSIKTNFQEWDVYYSNALDRNYFNTEDPRYYQKSGFHLPSSQRSYRASNLSNFTDAILKGDAQLAKEDHRKISDKYPIRITRSLVDAKNWIKKQCRGLERMGVLSSSSARRLRAEGIFNSKETDEAHWFLKPSQDVRSSNMLEEAMSEFKVQGLELDWSLIGWDADFRYVDGSFEYYKFSGTKWQNRGTNDSKRYLENTYRVLLTRARQGFIIYIPIGDKEDITRLPEYYNSTYDFLKDCGIEELR; translated from the coding sequence ATGACTAGGGCTTATTATTTTTCTGATGTTAGTAGTTTTATTCAAGAATCTGATGATTCTATTATTGGTAAAATTACGCAAAAACATTCGCAAGATATTGTTAATCAACAAACCTTTGCTTGGACTGAGCAGATCAGAATTCTTAAACAGCAATTAGTCAATTTTTCTGATGCTTATGTCGCTTTCGAGGTGTTAATTCCGCGAATGGGACGAAGAGCAGATGTTGTTGTTTTGTATAAAGGAATAATTTTTGTTCTTGAATTTAAAGTAGGCTCAAGTCTCTTTAATTCTTCTGATCAGGAGCAAACTTATAGTTACTGTTTGGATTTTCAAAGTTTTCATGAAGGTAGTGATAACAAGCTTATTGTTCCAATATTGGTAGCAACTCGGGCAACAAAAATATATAAAACAGAGCTACATATCGATCGAAATATAGCATCTATTCAAAAAACTAATGGTAATTCTATAGCAAATATTCTTACGGATTTTACGGAAAAATATCCTAATTATTCTTCAATTGATTTTAGTATATGGATTAATTCTGCTTATAAACCTACGCCTACTATTATTGAAGCTGCTCGGGCGCTTTATGCAAATCACAATGTGGCCGATATAATGCGCCACGATGCTACGGCAAAAAATCTGACAGAAACGACAACAGCTATTAAGGATGTCATCTCGAAATGCCATAGAGATAAAAAGAAAGCAATTTGTTTTGTAACAGGCGTTCCAGGTGCTGGAAAAACCTTGGTGGGGTTGAATGTCGCGACTCGGCCTACAATCGACAAGTTGGAATCTGCAGTATATCTATCAGGTAATGGACCTTTAGTTAATGTGTTGCGAGAAGCCTTGATTCAAGATCGGGTAGTTCGAGGAGAGCGACGAGTAGCAGTGACCCCTGAAGTCAAAGCTAGTATTCAGAATGTCCATCATTTTAGAGACCAGTATTCCTTAGTCGAAACGGTACCTCATGAGCATGTGGTAATTTTTGATGAGGCTCAACGCGCATGGACGGAAGAGCACCTTGTCAGGAATAAGCCAGAGTATTCAGGTCTGGGATCTGAGCCAGATCTTCTGCTAAGTAGTATGGATAGACACGGAGACTGGTGTGTTGTTGTGGCGCTAGTTGGTACAGGTCAGGAAATTAATACTGGCGAGGCTGGAATTTCTTCATGGACTGATTCAATCAAGACTAATTTTCAGGAGTGGGATGTTTATTATTCAAACGCTCTAGATAGAAATTATTTTAATACTGAAGATCCTCGATATTATCAAAAGTCAGGCTTTCATTTACCTAGCTCGCAGAGATCTTATAGAGCATCGAATCTATCTAACTTCACAGATGCAATTTTGAAAGGGGACGCTCAGCTTGCTAAAGAAGATCACAGAAAAATTTCTGATAAATATCCTATCCGAATTACTCGATCTTTAGTAGATGCAAAAAATTGGATAAAAAAACAATGCCGTGGATTAGAAAGAATGGGAGTGCTGTCTAGTTCCTCTGCTAGACGACTGCGAGCGGAAGGTATATTTAATAGTAAAGAAACAGATGAAGCTCATTGGTTTTTAAAGCCGAGCCAAGATGTTCGAAGCTCGAACATGTTAGAGGAAGCAATGAGTGAGTTTAAAGTGCAGGGTTTGGAACTCGATTGGTCTTTGATTGGTTGGGATGCCGATTTTCGATACGTTGATGGAAGTTTTGAGTACTATAAATTTTCAGGAACAAAGTGGCAAAATCGAGGGACTAATGATTCGAAAAGGTATCTTGAAAATACCTACCGTGTACTTTTAACAAGAGCGCGTCAAGGTTTCATAATATATATTCCTATTGGTGATAAAGAGGATATAACTCGTTTGCCTGAATACTATAATTCGACGTATGATTTCTTAAAAGATTGCGGTATAGAAGAGTTAAGGTAG
- a CDS encoding helix-turn-helix domain-containing protein, giving the protein MEQRLLEQFGARVRDARIAKALSQEQLGSLADLDRTYVSGVERGKRNVSLVNIAKLAKALDLQMSLLLDFEVADD; this is encoded by the coding sequence ATGGAACAGCGGTTGTTAGAGCAATTTGGGGCTCGGGTTAGAGATGCGCGTATAGCAAAGGCGTTAAGTCAAGAGCAACTCGGAAGCTTAGCAGATCTCGATCGTACGTACGTTAGTGGTGTGGAGAGAGGTAAGAGAAACGTCTCTTTAGTTAATATCGCGAAATTAGCCAAAGCATTAGATCTACAAATGTCGTTGCTCCTTGATTTTGAGGTGGCAGATGACTAG